The proteins below are encoded in one region of Mycobacterium pseudokansasii:
- a CDS encoding pentapeptide repeat-containing protein, with protein sequence MPTWIDREFTGEDFRDQDLSRLRTERVVFSGCDFSGVNLAESQHCGSAFRNCTFERTTLWHSTFQQCSLLGSVFVSCRLRPLTFDEVDFTLAVLGGNDLRGADLSGCRLRETSLVETDLRKAVLRGADLSGARTTGTRLEQADLRGATVDPSLWRTASLAGARIDVPQALSFALAHGLRLDA encoded by the coding sequence GTGCCGACCTGGATCGACCGCGAATTCACCGGCGAGGACTTCCGAGACCAGGATCTCAGCCGATTGCGCACCGAGCGCGTCGTGTTCAGCGGATGCGACTTCAGCGGCGTCAACCTGGCCGAATCGCAGCACTGCGGATCGGCGTTTCGCAATTGCACCTTTGAGCGAACAACGTTGTGGCACAGTACCTTTCAGCAATGTAGCCTGCTGGGTTCGGTGTTCGTGAGTTGCCGGCTGCGGCCGCTGACGTTCGACGAGGTCGATTTCACCCTCGCGGTGCTGGGGGGCAACGACCTGCGCGGTGCCGACCTGAGCGGCTGCCGGCTGCGCGAGACCAGCCTGGTGGAGACCGACCTGCGCAAGGCCGTGCTGCGCGGCGCCGACCTGAGCGGTGCCCGGACCACGGGTACCCGGCTGGAGCAGGCCGATCTGCGCGGGGCCACCGTCGACCCGTCGTTGTGGCGCACCGCGTCGCTCGCCGGTGCGCGCATCGACGTGCCGCAGGCCCTGTCGTTCGCGCTGGCCCACGGCTTGCGGTTGGACGCGTGA
- a CDS encoding serine protease inhibitor has protein sequence MNTRSLDSPLDWLVSKFAREVPGVAHALLVSVDGLPLAASEYLPRERADQLAAVASGLASLATGAAQLFEGGQVLQSVVEMQNGFLLLMRVGDGSHLATLAVTGCDIGQIGYEMAILVERVGSVVQSSRRAQPEPQWTDATRR, from the coding sequence ATGAACACCCGTTCGTTGGACAGCCCGCTGGACTGGCTGGTGTCGAAATTCGCCCGCGAGGTGCCCGGCGTGGCGCATGCCCTGCTGGTGTCCGTCGACGGTCTACCGCTGGCCGCCAGCGAGTATCTACCCCGGGAACGCGCCGACCAACTGGCGGCCGTCGCTTCCGGCCTGGCCAGCCTGGCCACCGGGGCCGCCCAGCTGTTCGAGGGTGGTCAGGTGTTGCAGTCGGTGGTCGAGATGCAGAACGGCTTCCTGCTGCTGATGCGGGTTGGCGACGGCTCGCACCTGGCGACGTTGGCGGTCACCGGATGCGACATCGGGCAGATCGGCTACGAAATGGCCATCCTGGTCGAGCGGGTCGGCAGCGTCGTGCAGTCCTCCCGCCGGGCCCAACCCGAGCCGCAATGGACAGACGCGACCCGCCGCTAG
- a CDS encoding ATP-binding protein — MTMFARPTTPVAAVPPEVRGAQPRPARHRPAAWSLSNWPVGWKVVAIAVVPLVLATVFGLLRVDAAMANSGNLRLVAARANVIPAISKYMSALDVAVLASSTGRDVEGAKKNFAARKYELQTRLADTDVIPDVRSGVNTLLNGGQALLDKVLDNSIGLRERITTYAPLLLTAEDAINASVRVDSEQIRAQVQGLSRAVGARGQMTMQEILVTRGADLPEPQLRTSMITLAGTEPSTLFGMSEVLGVGSPDAKNLQQQLLTRMAIMSDPASELVDNPELLRSIKITDGIAEQVIKDATASVTNSVQAQATARRDAAIRDAVLVLAAITIALVIVLLVARALVRPLRVLRDGALKVAHTDLEGEITRVRAGAEPQPEPLAVYTTEEIGQVAHAVDELHTQALLLAGDEARLRLLVNDMFETMSRRSRSLVDQQLSLIDRLERNEQDPDRLDSLFRLDHLAARLRRNSANLLVLAGAEISRDRREPVPLPTVVSAAVSEVEDYRRVAVGGVADCKVLGAAAGSVIHLLAELIDNALSYSPPNTSVRVSAVRGSAGGALLRIADSGLGMTDSDRRIANMRLQAGGEVTPDNARHMGLFVVGRLAARHGIRVGLRGPSTGEAGNGTTAEVYLPVAVLAGEAPAGQAGAPAPTPRPFVIKPPTPEPAPDPAATSSYQNGADKPVPPVTLLPRRKPGSSGITDIPAQPAGQQPPARRELKTPWWETRHDARQEARQTPAQTPPPKPATASDTSAFFAPRSTAAGARPADPPPKPSAPAGPVDDDVIYQRMLSEMLGDPRELAASPDLDWRSVWDRGWSAAAEAQDKPVESRTDHGLPVRTPGARLVPGAAEPGPGGGPHPDRQPPAAATVRDPDAVRASIGSHFGGVHTGRAHARTTSQEADQQ, encoded by the coding sequence GATTCCGGCGATCAGCAAGTACATGTCGGCACTGGACGTGGCGGTGCTGGCGAGTTCCACCGGGCGCGACGTCGAGGGAGCCAAGAAGAACTTCGCGGCCCGCAAGTACGAGCTGCAGACCCGCCTGGCCGACACCGACGTGATCCCCGACGTCCGGTCCGGGGTGAACACCCTGCTCAACGGCGGCCAGGCGTTGCTGGACAAGGTGCTGGACAACAGCATCGGTCTGCGGGAGCGGATCACCACCTATGCGCCGCTGCTGTTGACGGCCGAGGACGCGATCAACGCGTCCGTGCGGGTCGACAGTGAGCAGATCCGGGCCCAGGTTCAGGGTCTGAGCCGCGCCGTCGGAGCACGCGGGCAGATGACGATGCAGGAGATCCTGGTGACCCGCGGCGCCGATCTGCCCGAGCCGCAACTGCGCACCTCGATGATCACCCTGGCCGGCACCGAACCGTCGACGCTGTTCGGGATGAGCGAAGTGCTCGGCGTCGGCTCACCGGACGCCAAGAATCTGCAGCAGCAGCTGCTCACCCGGATGGCGATCATGTCCGACCCGGCCAGCGAGCTCGTCGACAATCCCGAACTGCTGCGTTCGATCAAGATCACCGACGGGATCGCCGAACAGGTCATCAAGGACGCCACCGCGTCGGTGACGAATTCGGTCCAGGCGCAGGCCACCGCGCGGCGCGACGCCGCCATCCGCGACGCCGTGCTGGTGCTGGCCGCCATCACGATCGCACTGGTCATCGTGTTGCTCGTGGCGCGAGCGCTGGTCCGGCCGCTGCGGGTACTGCGCGACGGCGCGCTGAAAGTCGCCCACACCGACCTCGAGGGCGAAATCACCCGGGTGCGAGCCGGCGCCGAGCCGCAGCCGGAGCCGCTGGCCGTCTACACCACCGAAGAAATCGGCCAGGTCGCCCATGCGGTCGACGAGCTGCACACCCAGGCTCTACTGTTGGCCGGCGACGAGGCGCGACTGCGGCTGCTGGTCAACGACATGTTCGAAACCATGTCCCGGCGCAGCCGTTCCCTGGTTGACCAGCAGCTGTCGCTGATCGACCGGCTCGAGCGCAACGAGCAGGACCCCGACCGGCTCGACAGCCTGTTCCGGCTGGATCACCTGGCCGCGCGGCTGCGCCGCAACAGCGCCAACCTGCTGGTTCTGGCGGGTGCGGAGATTTCCCGGGACCGGCGCGAACCGGTTCCGTTGCCGACGGTGGTCAGCGCCGCCGTCTCGGAAGTCGAGGATTACCGCCGTGTCGCCGTCGGCGGCGTGGCCGACTGTAAGGTGCTCGGCGCGGCCGCCGGCAGTGTCATCCACCTGCTCGCCGAGCTGATCGACAACGCGCTGAGCTATTCGCCGCCCAACACCTCCGTTCGGGTTTCGGCGGTTCGAGGCAGCGCGGGTGGGGCGCTGCTGCGCATCGCCGACAGCGGCCTGGGCATGACCGACTCCGATCGGCGCATCGCCAATATGCGGCTGCAGGCCGGCGGCGAGGTGACCCCCGACAACGCGCGCCACATGGGTCTTTTCGTGGTCGGCCGACTGGCGGCCCGCCATGGCATCCGGGTGGGCTTGCGCGGCCCGTCGACCGGTGAAGCCGGTAATGGCACCACCGCCGAGGTCTACCTGCCCGTTGCCGTGCTGGCTGGCGAAGCGCCGGCGGGCCAGGCCGGTGCGCCCGCGCCCACGCCGCGGCCGTTCGTGATCAAGCCGCCCACGCCCGAACCGGCGCCGGACCCGGCCGCGACGTCGTCGTACCAAAACGGTGCCGATAAGCCGGTGCCGCCGGTGACCTTGCTGCCGCGCCGCAAGCCGGGCTCCAGCGGCATCACCGACATTCCCGCCCAGCCCGCCGGCCAGCAGCCACCGGCCCGGCGCGAACTGAAAACGCCCTGGTGGGAGACCCGGCACGACGCCCGGCAGGAGGCCCGGCAGACCCCGGCTCAGACACCGCCCCCGAAGCCGGCCACCGCGTCGGATACCTCCGCGTTTTTCGCGCCGCGCTCGACCGCCGCCGGTGCGCGGCCCGCCGATCCGCCGCCCAAGCCGTCGGCTCCCGCCGGTCCCGTTGATGACGACGTGATCTACCAGCGGATGCTGTCGGAAATGTTGGGTGACCCGCGCGAGCTGGCCGCAAGCCCCGATCTGGATTGGCGGTCGGTGTGGGATCGCGGCTGGTCGGCCGCTGCCGAGGCCCAGGACAAGCCGGTGGAATCGCGCACCGACCACGGCCTGCCGGTGCGCACCCCCGGCGCCCGGCTGGTCCCCGGCGCCGCCGAACCCGGGCCCGGCGGCGGACCGCATCCCGACCGGCAACCGCCGGCTGCGGCCACGGTGCGTGACCCCGATGCGGTTCGAGCCTCCATCGGCAGCCACTTCGGTGGCGTGCACACCGGCCGGGCGCACGCCCGCACGACCAGTCAGGAAGCCGATCAGCAATGA
- a CDS encoding GTP-binding protein encodes MGSKHSEVHPGRGTAAHASTKIVIAGGFGAGKTTFVGAVSEIMPLRTEAMVTDASVGVDMLEATPDKQTTTVAMDFGRITLGEDLVLYLFGTPGQRRFWFMWDDLVRGAIGAIVLVDCRRLEDSFGAVDFFEHRNLPFLVAVNEFDGAPRYPAAEVRQALTLPAHIPVISIDARSRRSATDALIAVSEYALASLS; translated from the coding sequence GTGGGCTCCAAGCACTCTGAGGTGCACCCGGGGCGGGGTACCGCGGCCCATGCCTCCACGAAGATCGTCATCGCGGGCGGATTCGGCGCCGGCAAGACCACGTTCGTCGGCGCGGTGTCGGAGATCATGCCGTTGCGCACCGAAGCGATGGTCACCGATGCCTCGGTGGGCGTCGACATGCTCGAAGCCACCCCGGACAAGCAGACCACCACGGTGGCGATGGACTTCGGCCGCATCACCCTGGGCGAGGATCTGGTGCTCTACCTGTTCGGCACACCCGGCCAGCGCCGGTTCTGGTTCATGTGGGACGACCTGGTGCGCGGCGCCATCGGCGCGATCGTCCTGGTCGACTGCCGCCGCCTGGAGGACAGCTTCGGCGCGGTCGACTTCTTCGAGCACCGCAACCTGCCGTTCCTGGTCGCGGTCAACGAATTCGACGGTGCACCAAGGTATCCGGCCGCCGAGGTGCGCCAGGCGCTGACGCTGCCCGCGCACATCCCGGTGATCAGCATCGACGCCCGCAGCCGCAGGTCTGCCACCGACGCGCTGATCGCGGTCAGCGAGTACGCGCTGGCGAGTCTGAGCTGA
- a CDS encoding ATP-binding cassette domain-containing protein → MTRAQRPVLTVRSDRSQRSFAPGADAIVGSDLRADLRVAHPLVAQAHVVVRFEQGNWIAIDNSRTGMFVDGRRVPLVDIRDGLVVNLGRPDGPRISFEVGHHRGIIGLLPQTGSPPPGGAPGGTEQQRRPPAQPPGAAPPAPGPPGYPEARRTTVIPVSPPPAQRGRDTTTRNILGANSQPAPPRGDIAWIGRALDNDVVVADVLASRHHAFLTPTPVGTEINDAHSINGTFVNGIRVGSAILREGDVVTIGNVDLAFTGDTLVPRTEAAAPTGGLEVNAVSYRVDSTALLDNVSLTARPGTLTAVIGGSGAGKTTLSRLIAGYASPSSGTVTFEGHNIHTEYASLRSRIGMVPQDDVVHRQLTINQALGYAAELRLPPDTGKQDRAHVVAGVLEELRLTEHADTRVDKLSGGQRKRASVALELLTGPSLLILDEPTSGLDPALDLQVMTMLRQLADAGRVVLVVTHSLTYLDVCDQVLLMAPGGKTAFLGPPDQIGQAMGTTNWAQIFAKVGADPDEANRRFLARHQPPAPAQTETPTDLGAPAHTSVRRQFSTIARRQVRLVVADRAYFTFLSALPFVLGALSLTVPGDTGFGMAQPTSQTPDEAAQILTLLSIAAVFMGTALTIRDLIGERAIFRREQAVGLSTRAYLGAKITVYCMFAVTQAAITTGVVLLGKGVPTQKAVLLGNPSFELFTTVAATCVASAILGLLLSSVARSSEQIMPLLVVSLMLQLVLAGGLVPVTDRIFLDQLSWAVPARWGYAASAATVNLRELVPGSYSPEDSHWTHSRPAWLFDMAMLATLSVAYAGLVWWRIRLRRH, encoded by the coding sequence ATGACCCGAGCTCAGCGGCCCGTGCTGACAGTTCGGTCGGACCGCTCACAACGTAGTTTCGCGCCGGGCGCTGACGCGATCGTCGGCAGCGATCTGCGTGCCGACCTGCGGGTCGCACACCCGCTGGTGGCGCAGGCGCACGTGGTGGTGCGCTTCGAGCAGGGCAACTGGATCGCCATCGACAATTCGCGGACCGGGATGTTCGTCGACGGCCGCCGGGTGCCGCTGGTGGACATCCGAGACGGTCTGGTGGTCAACCTCGGCAGGCCCGACGGGCCACGCATCAGCTTCGAGGTCGGACATCACCGGGGCATCATCGGCCTGCTGCCGCAGACCGGCTCCCCGCCGCCCGGGGGTGCGCCCGGCGGCACCGAGCAGCAGCGTCGGCCGCCCGCGCAGCCACCGGGAGCCGCGCCGCCGGCACCCGGCCCACCCGGCTACCCCGAAGCCCGGCGCACCACGGTCATACCGGTTTCCCCGCCCCCCGCACAGCGGGGACGCGACACCACGACGCGCAACATCCTGGGCGCCAACTCCCAGCCCGCGCCGCCACGCGGGGACATCGCCTGGATCGGCCGGGCGCTCGACAACGACGTCGTCGTCGCCGACGTGCTGGCATCACGCCACCACGCTTTCTTGACCCCCACCCCGGTGGGCACCGAGATCAACGACGCGCACAGCATCAACGGCACGTTCGTCAACGGGATCCGGGTCGGCTCGGCGATCCTTCGCGAGGGCGACGTGGTCACTATCGGCAACGTCGACCTGGCGTTCACCGGTGACACCCTGGTCCCCCGCACCGAAGCCGCGGCCCCCACCGGCGGCCTCGAGGTCAACGCGGTCAGCTACCGCGTCGACAGCACCGCGCTGCTCGACAACGTGTCGCTGACCGCGCGGCCCGGCACGCTGACCGCCGTCATCGGCGGCTCCGGCGCCGGCAAGACCACACTGTCGCGGCTGATCGCCGGCTACGCCAGCCCCAGCTCGGGCACAGTGACCTTCGAGGGCCACAACATCCACACCGAATACGCATCGTTGCGCAGCCGGATCGGGATGGTCCCCCAAGACGACGTCGTGCACCGGCAACTGACCATCAACCAGGCGCTCGGCTATGCCGCCGAGCTGCGGCTGCCACCCGACACCGGCAAGCAAGACCGCGCGCACGTGGTCGCCGGCGTGCTCGAGGAGCTGCGGCTCACCGAGCACGCCGACACCCGCGTCGACAAGCTGTCCGGCGGTCAGCGCAAACGCGCCTCGGTGGCCCTGGAACTGCTCACCGGCCCGTCGCTGCTGATTCTCGACGAGCCGACGTCGGGCCTGGACCCGGCGCTGGACCTGCAGGTCATGACGATGCTGCGGCAACTCGCCGACGCCGGCCGCGTCGTGCTCGTGGTCACCCACTCGCTGACCTACCTCGACGTCTGTGATCAGGTGCTGCTCATGGCGCCCGGGGGCAAAACCGCTTTCCTGGGGCCGCCCGACCAGATCGGGCAGGCGATGGGCACCACCAACTGGGCCCAGATCTTCGCGAAGGTCGGCGCCGATCCCGACGAGGCCAACCGCCGCTTTCTGGCCCGCCACCAGCCCCCCGCACCGGCACAGACCGAGACGCCCACCGACCTGGGCGCACCGGCGCACACCAGCGTCCGCCGCCAGTTCTCCACCATCGCGCGCCGACAGGTTCGGCTGGTCGTCGCCGACCGGGCCTACTTCACATTCCTGTCGGCCCTGCCGTTCGTCCTGGGTGCGCTGTCCCTGACGGTTCCGGGTGACACCGGGTTCGGCATGGCCCAGCCGACCAGCCAGACGCCCGACGAGGCCGCGCAGATTCTGACGCTGCTGTCCATCGCCGCCGTCTTCATGGGCACCGCACTGACCATCCGCGATCTCATCGGCGAGCGCGCCATCTTCCGTCGCGAGCAGGCCGTGGGGTTGTCGACGAGGGCATACCTCGGCGCCAAGATCACGGTGTACTGCATGTTCGCCGTCACTCAAGCGGCGATCACGACCGGGGTCGTGCTGTTGGGCAAGGGCGTACCGACCCAGAAGGCGGTGCTGCTCGGCAACCCCAGCTTCGAGTTGTTCACCACGGTCGCCGCCACCTGCGTGGCCTCGGCGATTCTGGGCCTGCTGCTGTCATCCGTCGCCCGGTCCAGTGAGCAGATTATGCCGCTGCTGGTGGTATCGCTGATGCTGCAGCTGGTGCTCGCCGGTGGCCTGGTCCCGGTGACCGATCGGATCTTCCTGGACCAGTTGTCGTGGGCGGTGCCCGCGCGGTGGGGTTACGCGGCGTCGGCGGCAACGGTCAACCTGCGCGAGCTGGTGCCCGGCTCCTACAGTCCCGAGGACAGCCACTGGACGCACTCGCGCCCGGCGTGGCTGTTCGACATGGCGATGCTCGCGACGCTGTCGGTGGCCTATGCCGGCCTGGTGTGGTGGCGCATCCGGCTCAGACGCCATTGA
- a CDS encoding ATP-binding cassette domain-containing protein, translating to MNTVAPPVLTVSGLGPQRTFAAGHDIIVGSDLRADMRVTHPSVSRAHLLLRFDHGRWMAIDNGSHEGTFVDNRRVHAVEIRPGQKINIGSPDGPCLTFEVGRHEAPAGRPPRTTPIPAAQRHPHPAARPVPPPPPGPIPSMEPAHPARPTTLGKPHPGPYPPPTQMRPYLAPDPAPPRPPSHPPAPLRDPSNLATKVIRSLWPESGRNRRLAGAVTIGRAQDNDVVVPDVLASRRHAFLVQTALGTEIRDARSVNGTYVNGVRIGSAVLSEGYVVTIGNVDMVFSAGTLTRQVDAGTPAGGLEVNRVQFEIDGKQLLDNISLTARPGTLTAIIGGSGAGKTTLARLIAGYTRPSAGSITFEGHDIHAEYPTLRSRIGMVPQDDVVHRQLTVNQALGYAAELRLPPDTSSTDRAKVVAQVLEELELTEHGDTRVDKLSGGQRKRASVALELLTGPSLLILDEPTTGLDPALDSQVMMMLRKLADAGRTVVVVTHSVSYLDLCDQLLLLAPGGKTAYFGPPEQVGSVMGTSNWAHIFVKVGADPDEAKRRFLAQRGSEPKLSARAEPGDLGEPVRVDVWRQFSTVARRQVRLVVSDRWYTVFLAALPFLLGLLTLTVPGHSGFGVADPNGKTPAEPAQILVLLCVGAVFMGTALTIRDLVGERPIFHREQAFGLSTQAYLLAKIAVFSMFATAQAAIVTTIAVIGKGAPTRGAVLLGNPTLELFVAVAATCFASAIVGMGMSALARSSEQILPLLVVAIMAQLVFSSGIIPVTNRVVLDQLSWLTPARWGFAASASTVDLNTVQPSPFSPKDSHWHHTTGAWLLDMAMLGLLSTVYAGFVLWRIRLKR from the coding sequence ATGAACACGGTGGCGCCGCCCGTGCTGACAGTGTCGGGGCTCGGGCCGCAACGTACTTTCGCCGCAGGTCACGACATCATCGTCGGCAGCGACCTGCGTGCCGACATGCGCGTCACCCACCCCTCGGTCTCCCGGGCCCACCTGCTGCTGCGCTTCGACCATGGCAGGTGGATGGCGATCGACAACGGGTCACATGAGGGCACCTTCGTCGACAACCGGCGGGTACACGCCGTCGAAATTCGGCCCGGCCAGAAGATCAACATCGGCAGCCCCGACGGACCATGCCTGACCTTCGAGGTCGGACGGCATGAGGCGCCGGCCGGACGGCCGCCGCGAACGACGCCGATACCGGCCGCGCAGCGCCACCCGCATCCGGCTGCGCGACCGGTTCCGCCGCCACCGCCGGGCCCGATACCGTCGATGGAGCCCGCCCACCCCGCACGCCCGACCACGCTGGGCAAGCCCCATCCCGGGCCCTACCCGCCACCCACCCAGATGCGGCCATACCTGGCGCCGGACCCTGCGCCGCCGCGCCCGCCCAGCCACCCGCCTGCTCCTCTGCGCGACCCGTCAAACCTGGCGACGAAGGTGATCCGTTCACTGTGGCCCGAATCCGGCCGAAACCGCCGGCTGGCGGGTGCAGTGACCATTGGCCGAGCGCAGGACAACGACGTCGTCGTCCCCGACGTCTTGGCGTCACGACGGCACGCCTTTCTGGTCCAGACGGCGCTCGGCACCGAAATCCGCGACGCGCGCAGTGTCAACGGAACGTACGTCAACGGGGTGCGGATCGGGTCGGCGGTGCTCAGCGAAGGCTACGTGGTCACCATCGGCAATGTCGACATGGTGTTCTCCGCCGGCACGCTGACCCGCCAGGTCGATGCCGGGACGCCAGCCGGCGGCCTGGAGGTCAACCGGGTGCAGTTCGAGATCGACGGCAAGCAGCTGCTCGACAACATCTCGCTGACTGCCCGTCCGGGCACCCTGACCGCCATCATCGGCGGGTCGGGAGCGGGCAAGACCACGCTGGCCAGGCTGATCGCCGGCTACACCCGCCCCAGCGCCGGCTCGATCACCTTCGAGGGACACGACATCCACGCCGAATACCCGACCCTGCGCAGCAGGATCGGGATGGTTCCGCAAGACGACGTCGTGCACCGCCAGCTGACGGTGAACCAGGCGCTGGGCTATGCCGCCGAGCTGCGCCTGCCACCGGACACCAGCAGCACCGACCGGGCCAAGGTCGTGGCCCAGGTGCTCGAGGAGCTCGAGCTGACCGAGCACGGCGATACCCGGGTCGACAAGTTGTCCGGCGGGCAACGAAAGCGCGCGTCGGTGGCGCTGGAACTGCTCACCGGGCCGTCGCTGCTGATTCTCGACGAACCGACCACCGGCCTGGACCCGGCGCTGGATTCCCAGGTCATGATGATGCTGCGCAAGCTCGCCGACGCGGGTCGCACCGTGGTGGTGGTCACCCATTCGGTGTCCTACCTGGACCTGTGCGACCAGTTGCTGTTGCTGGCGCCCGGGGGCAAGACCGCCTACTTCGGCCCGCCCGAGCAGGTGGGCTCGGTGATGGGCACCAGCAACTGGGCCCACATCTTCGTCAAGGTGGGCGCCGATCCCGACGAGGCCAAGCGCCGGTTCCTGGCGCAGCGGGGGTCGGAGCCGAAGCTCTCGGCGCGGGCCGAGCCCGGAGACCTGGGCGAGCCGGTGCGCGTCGACGTGTGGCGCCAGTTCTCGACGGTCGCGCGCCGGCAGGTCCGGCTGGTGGTCTCGGATCGGTGGTACACCGTGTTTCTGGCCGCGCTGCCGTTCCTGCTGGGGCTGCTCACCTTGACGGTGCCGGGCCACAGCGGTTTCGGCGTGGCCGACCCGAACGGTAAGACGCCCGCCGAGCCGGCGCAGATACTCGTTCTGCTGTGCGTCGGGGCCGTGTTCATGGGCACCGCGCTGACCATCCGCGACTTGGTCGGCGAGCGGCCCATCTTCCACCGCGAGCAAGCGTTCGGCTTGTCCACACAGGCATACCTGCTGGCCAAGATCGCGGTGTTCTCGATGTTCGCCACCGCCCAGGCGGCGATCGTGACCACCATCGCGGTGATCGGCAAGGGCGCCCCGACCCGTGGCGCCGTGCTGCTGGGCAACCCGACACTCGAGCTGTTTGTCGCCGTCGCCGCCACCTGCTTCGCCTCGGCGATCGTCGGCATGGGCATGTCCGCGCTGGCCCGCTCCAGCGAGCAGATCCTGCCGCTGCTGGTGGTGGCGATCATGGCGCAGCTGGTGTTCTCCAGCGGCATCATTCCGGTCACCAACCGCGTGGTGCTCGACCAGCTGTCCTGGCTCACGCCGGCGCGGTGGGGCTTCGCGGCGTCGGCCTCGACGGTCGACCTCAACACCGTGCAACCAAGCCCGTTCAGCCCGAAGGACAGCCACTGGCATCACACCACCGGAGCCTGGCTGCTCGACATGGCGATGCTGGGCCTGTTGTCTACGGTCTACGCCGGCTTCGTGTTGTGGCGGATCAGGCTCAAGCGCTAA
- a CDS encoding DUF742 domain-containing protein yields the protein MDRRDPPLARPGANLVRPYTLTAGRTGTDIDLPLEAPVQALPAGSAHRWPPHDMRGKIIRLCADSPSSPSVAEIAARLDLPVGVARVLVGDLVSSDYLRVHRTMTDRSTSDERRELIGRTLRGLQAL from the coding sequence ATGGACAGACGCGACCCGCCGCTAGCCCGGCCGGGGGCGAACCTGGTCCGCCCGTACACCCTGACGGCCGGCCGCACCGGCACCGACATAGACCTGCCACTGGAAGCGCCGGTGCAGGCGCTGCCGGCGGGCTCGGCTCACCGCTGGCCGCCGCACGACATGCGAGGCAAGATCATCCGGTTATGCGCCGACAGCCCGTCGAGCCCGTCGGTGGCCGAAATCGCTGCCCGGCTGGATTTGCCGGTCGGCGTCGCGCGCGTCCTGGTGGGTGATCTGGTCAGCTCCGACTACCTTCGGGTGCATCGGACGATGACCGACCGCTCGACCAGCGATGAGCGCCGCGAACTCATAGGAAGGACGCTGCGTGGGCTCCAAGCACTCTGA